In Eriocheir sinensis breed Jianghai 21 chromosome 29, ASM2467909v1, whole genome shotgun sequence, a single genomic region encodes these proteins:
- the LOC127004929 gene encoding uncharacterized PE-PGRS family protein PE_PGRS54-like isoform X20 codes for MLAILTSLFPLLAIASGCGEVGPRAEVVCYSAAPAPPPSLDPCQCTVVVVEGAGLAHDLQLTSDADFTSYTALKTANPRLKIVVSLGGSNVKGETFALLTSSVEAVANFTQGAATFLEAHWLDGIEVDWRWPTNGKDKEDLTTLVKVLRLVLDQKVHNVSRRAVTEAVTEAVTEQQEEEEETTTFTPLQEDDESFGVDYSVLESGSEYEATVQPPVDEEDYLTTITTTTTTTETPTTTTATTIPNSTSSTTTTTPSTSTSSSGWTFERKRGGGRGGRIRGVVRRRPLNQVTPGDEKKDAEDAEDKGRLLMVTLAPNPEYIVKGYDLKELSKVVDYFTLPTHNLTLGEQHVTFHPARLMGVADLQNADSLVDLAAGLGVPLDHLILTVPATAMSFTLQDATLTTPRSPAADTPTYMSYSEACKVMSGGNWTVERDNDLTAPYAFDNLTWVAFDDPSSVKVKSKYALLRGLAGVALRDVDQADHEDTCGYGPYPLLSMIYTTFTELARSPRRTVLNSLVEDLTHSPSVPSDLRTSPFRIVRVVDRSGDITAIREYSSNTRYQCSRQGYYRDPDDCSNFYRCAKFNQYVDDFTVFEYACPRGLVFDDRWEVCAWPSAAPPCDGSSEIFPVPKQKFICPGEGYFTDPENCRWFFACLDHYGNGTYTQYEFRCPFGLAYDEDNYMCNWPWLVNGCGQNGVGYLDLAPGAAPVSVADVTGRRVYGKSIPTQQVPSQSLHGGSGDKAGCKECSGSVELSIGGKGVLSHEKGLIISPTLSNERLSYKVYKESIEFSGEKSQGGFGGSVSGGERSGERSQGGFGGRVSSGDHSGERSQGGSGSGVNAGGVAAVAFGSSLPQGPSFAGAKHTQDTAQHQGGSSGAASDRNAIKTPGTSPGYSYSAPSTAPLPSPVTEGYDNSQPRPSSTRTSSRGRPITSQGQPTGSRSGSGLGTSYSQPAAPSSSTRPSHGSQTSLRPSGGRPSTSRRPVTAAPGSGYSYAKPSVSAKPTPSRGRPTSRRPSSRRPTSSRPSSRRPSTSYPSPAPPTSGYSFPTPSTPFKPFPGEDVSSSSSSEEEPTRTTSSGYSYPTPSTSLTPGGGVTVSGQTPITSRPRVYPTPTPSTGYSHPEPPQSFGTLPPVPSPSGSVETGYRPTISSEESSEEGYSYSTPSRPLTTPRPRPTQPVATRRPRPSRPAATLPPPTTPGYSYEAPSLSFEPVRPFGSSESRETFQGVSDEVGIGATGGYSYQTPANPFLETKQPGFTPARPTPTPGYQTPRPSPTTRPQTPTYETPTRRPTPRPAPIPDSSSSEEGYSYRQPSVIFTVPGSSQSAEHSSSSSSEGGFAGYSYLPPSSDKSFNPFGSLGSGSHESSEGYSATGGSGHFGGSVQPSGGGSIHFGSGGSSHFSFGGSGDSGVSSGYRGSSGSGGQGGSGGSSHFSVGGSGGQSGSSESDEHRGSGSGGSSGFGGSGGQGGSGGSNGYSYSGGSSSFGGSGDGGSSESAEHRGSGGSSGSSHFGVGGSGGYSGSRGSSHFGSGGSGGGSSHFSIGGSGQSGSSGSADSGGSGGSGHVSSGGSRFFGTVGAGSSGSSESDEHGSRGGSSHFGTGGSGGRGGSSGGSSHFTFGGSGDSGSSESTEHRGTGGSSGYSGSNGGGGSRSRGGSGGSSGSSGSGGSGHFSFGGSGSRGGSGGSGGHSGSSESDEHRGSDGSESSGGSSHFSIGGSGGSGGSGGSGDQGGSGGSSGYIYSGGSSQLSFGGSSDSGSSESTEHRGSGGSGHFGGGGSGGSGGLSGSSHFSIGGSGGSGGRGGSGSRGGSRGSSGYSGSGSSGGSGHFSFGGSGHSGSSESDEHRASGGSSHFGGGGSGGSGGRGGSRVNGGRGGSGGSGSGGRGGSSDSGRYSGSSGSGGSGGSAGSSHFSIGGSGGSGGGGGSGGSGGSGGSSHFGGGGSGGSGGSGGSSHFSIGGSSGTGEIGGSGGRGGSGGSRSRGGSGGSGGYSYSGGSSQFSFGGSSDSGSSESTEHRASGGSGHFGGSGSGGSGGSSHFGGAGSSHLSIGGSGGTGGIGGSGGRGGGGGSGSRGSSAASSGYSGGSGSSHISFGGSGDSGSSESDEHRGSGGSGHFGGGGSGGSGGLSGSGGSGSAGSGGYSGSSGSGGSSHFSIGGSGGSGGRGGSGGSRSGGRGVSSGSGGYSGGSGSGGSGGSGGSRGSGGSSHFGGGGSGSSGGLSHFGGGGLGGSGGSGGSSHFSIGGSSGTGGIGGSGGRGGSGGSGGRGGSGGSGAYSYSGGSSDSGSSESTEHRGSGGSGHFGGSGSGGSGGSSHFSIGGSGSSGGGGGAGGLGSGGSVGYSGGSFSIGGSGGSGGSGGRGGSGAGSGGSSGFGGSSGTGGSGHFSIGGSGVSGGSGSRGGSGSGGSSGFGGSSGTGGSGHFSIGGSGGRGGSGGSGGGGSSGFGGSSGSGGSGHFGIGGSGGSGGSGGRGGSGDHGRSGGAGGVGNGGSSGYGGSSGSIGRSGGHGGIGGSGGRGGVGGSGGAGSGGSSGFGGSSGSGGSDHFSIGGSGGSGGSGGHGGIGGSGGRGGVGGSGGAGSGGSSGFGGSSGSGGSDHFSIGGSGGIGGSGGRGGVGGSGGRGGSGVSGSSGSGAYSGASGSGGSGHFSIGGSGFGGSGGHSGSSGGGGSGHSGAGGSGGSGGRGGSGGSGGYSGGSGHFGSLGSETRVGTGGSGSSSGGGSRFFGSSGSGDSGSSESAGHGGRGGSGGSGSGVGVGGGYGRGQKVSGSSSRRPLTGGPSLVAKLTGKRHKLERFGPGGRRDFDDTLGPEVCERAGLFRHPDTCDKFYECYWDRWVERFTLHVFDCPIAIVYDSGITACNWPFNGPPCED; via the exons gTGCTAAGGCTGGTGCTGGATCAGAAGGTACACAACGTTAGCCGACGAGCCGTGACGGAGGCGGTGACGGAGGCGGTGACggagcagcaggaagaggaggaagagaccacCACGTTCACGCCGCTACAGGAGGACGatgagag CTTCGGCGTCGACTACAGCGTCCTCGAGTCCGGATCCGAGTACGAGGCGACGGTGCAGCCCCCTGTGGACgaggag GATTACTTAacaaccattaccacaaccaccaccaccaccgaaacaccaaccaccaccactgcaaccaccatccccaactccacctcctccaccacaaccacaactccATCCACCTCCACAAGCTCCTCCGGCTGGACATTCGagcggaagagaggaggaggaagaggaggaaggataagaggcgTTGTGAGGAGGAGGCCGTTGAATCAAGTTACCCcgggagatgagaagaaggatgCTGAGGATGCTGAGGATAAGGGGAGGCTGCTGATGGTGACCTTGGCGCCTAATCCTGAGTATATCGTGAAGGGTTATGACCTCAAGGAGTTGTCGAA aGTGGTGGACTACTTCACACTCCCCACGCACAACCTGACCCTGGGGGAGCAACATGTGACCTTCCACCCCGCGAGACTGATGGGCGTGGCGGACCTACAGAACGCC GACTCCCTGGTGGACCTCGCGGCAGGACTCGGAGTGCCCCTCGACCACCTGATCCTGACCGTCCCCGCCACGGCCATGTCCTTCACCCTGCAGGacgccaccctcaccaccccccGCTCTCCCGCCGCGGACACGCCCACCTACATGTCCTACTCCGAG gcGTGCAAGGTCATGTCCGGAGGGAACTGGACGGTGGAGAGGGACAATGACCTGACCGCGCCCTACGCCTTCGACAACCTGACCTGGGTGGCCTTCGATGACCCCAGCAGCGTCAAGGTCAAg agCAAGTACGCGCTGCTGCGAGGCCTGGCTGGCGTGGCGCTGAGGGACGTGGATCAGGCAGACCACGAGGACACGTGTGGATATGGTCCATACCCGCTCCTCTCCATGATCTACACCACATTCACTGAG CTCGCTCGGTCACCCCGCCGCACGGTGCTCAATAGTCTGGTGGAGGACCTCACCCACTCCCCCTCCGTGCCCTCAGACCTGCGCACGTCCCCCTTCAGGATCGTCCGTGTTGTGGATAGGTCAGGTGACATCACGGCCATCAG GGAGTACTCGTCAAACACTCGCTACCAGTGCTCGCGCCAGGGATACTACCGCGATCCCGACGACTGCTCCAACTTCTACAGGTGTGCCAAATTCAACCAGTATGTGGACGACTTCACGGTGTTCGAGTACGCATGTCCTCGTGGCCTTGTGTTCGACGACCGCTGGGAAGTGTGTGCCTGGCCCTCGGCGGCACCCCCATGCGACGGCTCTTCCGAGATTTTCCCGGTCCCGAAGCAGAAGTTCATCTGTCCGGGCGAGGGTTACTTTACCGACCCTGAAAATTGCCGGTGGTTCTTTGCATGCCTTGACCACTACGGCAACGGCACCTACACGCAGTATGAGTTCCGCTGCCCCTTCGGCCTGGCTTACGACGAGGACAACTATATGTGTAACTGGCCGTGGTTGGTGAATGGATGTGGCCAGAACGGCGTTGGCTACCTGGACCTTGCCCCTGGAGCGGCGCCCGTCAGTGTTGCCGACGTGACTGGACGTCGTGTGTATGGTAAAAGCATACCAACGCAACAGGTGCCATCGCAGAGCCTCCACGGCGGCAGCGGAGACAAGGCAGGCTGCAAGGAGTGTAGCGGATCGGTGGAACTGTCCATTGGAGGCAAGGGTGTGCTCAGCCACGAGAAGGGCCTCATCATCTCCCCGACCCTAAGTAACGAACGCCTTTCTTACAAAGTTTACAAGGAAAGTATCGAGTTCTCAGGCGAAAAATCTCAGGGTGGTTTTGGCGGCAGTGTGAGCGGCGGAGAACGATCAGGTGAGCGTTCTCAAGGCGGCTTTGGAGGAAGGGTGAGTAGCGGAGACCACTCAGGCGAGAGGTCTCAGGGCGGCTCTGGCAGTGGGGTGAACGCTGGTGGAGTTGCAGCGGTGGCCTTTGGGTCGTCCCTCCCGCAAGGCCCTTCGTTCGCTGGAGCCAAGCACACTCAGGACACTGCACAGCACCAAGGAGGGTCCTCAGGAGCCGCGTCTGACCGCAATGCCATCAAGACGCCTGGAACATCTCCTGGGTACTCTTACAGCGCCCCGTCAACCGCCCCGCTGCCATCCCCAGTCACCGAGGGCTATGACAACTCGCAGCCTCGCCCGTCCTCCACACGCACTTCGTCCCGCGGGCGGCCAATCACGTCTCAGGGGCAACCTACAGGTTCCCGCTCGGGCTCCGGATTAGGAACTTCTTACTCACAACCTGCAGCACCTTCTTCTTCTACCCGACCCTCCCACGGCTCACAGACATCACTGCGCCCCTCCGGTGGTAGACCTTCCACTTCCAGAAGGCCAGTCACTGCAGCGCCAGGAAGCGGATACTCCTACGCCAAACCCTCTGTTTCCGCCAAACCCACTCCCTCTCGTGGCCGACCAACCAGCCGCCGCCCATCCAGTCGTAGACCCACAAGCAGCAGACCCTCCAGTCGCCGACCTTCCACCTCCTACCCATCCCCCGCACCACCCACCTCTGGATACTCTTTCCCCACTCCATCAACACCCTTCAAGCCATTCCCTGGTGAAGACGTGTCATCGTCGTCTTCGTCGGAGGAGGAGCCCACAAGAACAACGTCCTCCGGTTACTCCTACCCCACGCCAAGCACCTCTCTTACTCCCGGCGGCGGAGTCACCGTCTCCGGTCAAACGCCCATCACTTCCCGGCCGCGGGTCTACCCCACGCCCACACCCTCGACGGGATACTCCCACCCCGAGCCACCCCAGTCCTTCGGCACCCTCCCGCCCGTTCCTTCGCCTTCTGGGTCCGTTGAAACTGGGTACCGTCCCACCATCAGCAGTGAAGAGTCCAGTGAGGAGGGCTACAGCTACTCCACACCCAGCCGACCACTCACCACCCCTCGCCCCCGACCCACACAACCAGTGGCCACGCGCCGTCCACGACCAAGCCGACCAGCCGCCACCCTGCCACCTCCAACTACCCCCGGGTACTCCTACGAAGCTCCCTCGCTGTCGTTCGAGCCTGTGAGACCTTTTGGGTCATCGGAGAGCAGAGAGACCTTCCAGGGAGTGTCCGATGAAGTAGGCATCGGGGCCACAGGCGGCTACTCTTACCAGACCCCGGCAAACCCCTTCCTCGAAACCAAGCAGCCCGGCTTTACCCCAGCCAGACCCACCCCGACACCTGGCTACCAAACACCCAGACCTTCACCGACAACACGGCCCCAGACACCCACCTATGAGACTCCGACGAGGAGGCCAACGCCCCGACCAGCCCCGATCCCCGACTCCTCGAGCTCTGAGGAGGGCTACTCCTACCGTCAACCGAGCGTGATCTTTACGGTGCCGGGCAGCTCTCAGTCTGCCgagcactcctcttcctcctcctctgagggTGGGTTCGCTGGCTACTCCTACTTGCCGCCGTCATCAGATAAGTCGTTCAATCCCTTCGGCTCGCTGGGCAGTGGATCTCACGAGAGTAGCGAAGGATACAGCGCGACGGGTGGATCAGGGCACTTTGGTGGATCTGTTCAGCCCAGCGGAGGAGGATCGATCCACTTCGGCAGTGGTGGCTCAAGCCATTTCAGCTTTGGTGGATCAGGAGACAGCGGAGTATCAAGTGGATATCGTGGAAGTAGTGGATCAGGAGGTCAAGGAGGAAGCGGTGGATCAAGCCACTTCAGTGTTGGTGGATCAGGAGGCCAGAGCGGCAGCAGTGAGTCAGACGAACACCGCGGCAGTGGCAGCGGTGGATCAAGTGGATTTGGTGGGTCAGGTGGtcaaggtggaagtggaggatcaAATGGATACAGCTACAGCGGTGGATCAAGCAGTTTTGGTGGATCAGGAGACGGCGGAAGCAGTGAATCAGCAGAACACCGCGGCAGTGGTGGATCAAGCGGATCGAGTCATTTCGGTGTCGGTGGATCAGGTGGATACAGTGGAAGCCGTGGATCAAGCCACTTTGGTAGCGGAGGCAGTGGTGGAGGATCAAGCCACTTCAGTATTGGTGGATCAGGTCAGAGCGGCAGCAGTGGATCAGCAGACAGCGGTGGAAGTGGTGGATCAGGCCACGTTAGCAGCGGTGGATCAAGATTCTTCGGCACAGTTGGAGCAGGCAGTAGTGGCAGCAGTGAATCAGACGAACATGGCAGCCGCGGTGGATCAAGCCACTTCGGTACTGGGGGATCAGGTGGCCGAGGTGGAAGCAGCGGTGGATCGAGTCACTTCACTTTTGGCGGATCAGGCGACAGCGGCAGCAGCGAATCGACAGAACACCGCGGCACTGGTGGATCAAGTGGATACAGTGGAAGCAATGGTGGCGGTGGATCACGGAGCCGAGGTGGAAGTGGTGGATCAAGCGGAAGCAGCGGAAGCGGAGGATCAGGCCACTTCAGTTTTGGTGGATCAGGGAGCCGAGGTGGAAGTGGTGGATCAGGAGGCCACAGCGGCAGCAGCGAGTCTGATGAACACCGCGGCAGTGACGGATCAGAAAGCAGCGGTGGATCAAGCCACTTTAGCATTGGTGGATCTGGAGGAAGCGGCGGAAGCGGTGGATCAGGAGATCAAGGTGGAAGCGGCGGCTCAAGTGGATACATTTACAGCGGTGGATCAAGCCAGTTAAGCTTCGGTGGATCAAGTGACAGCGGCAGCAGTGAATCCACGGAACACCGCGGCAGTGGTGGATCAGGCCACTTCGGAGGCGGTGGATCAGGAGGCAGCGGTGGATTAAGTGGATCAAGCCACTTCAGCATCGGTGGATCAGGAGgtagcggaggaagaggaggatcgggAAGCAGAGGTGGAAGTAGGGGATCAAGCGGCTACAGTGGAAGCGGTAGCAGCGGTGGATCAGGCCACTTCAGTTTTGGTGGATCAGGCCACAGCGGCAGCAGCGAGTCAGACGAACACCGCGCCAGTGGTGGATCAAGCCACTTCGGAGGCGGTGGATCAGGAGGCagcggaggaagag GTGGATCAAGAGTCaacggaggaagaggtggatcaGGAGGATCAGGAAGTGGTGGACGCGGAGGAAGTAGCGACAGTGGAAGATACAGTGGAA GCAGTGGAAGTGGTGGATCAGGAGGCAGCGCTGGATCAAGCCACTTCAGCATTGGTGGATCAggaggcagcggaggaggaggtggatcagGAGGATCAGGAGGCAGCGGTGGATCAAGCCACTTCGGAGGCGGTGGATCAGGAGGCAGCGGTGGATCAGGCGGATCAAGCCACTTCAGCATTGGTGGATCATCAGGAACAGGTGAAATTGGTGGTTCCGGAGGCCGAGGAGGCAGTGGTGGATCACGCAGTCGAGGTGGAAGCGGTGGATCAGGCGGATACAGTTACAGCGGTGGATCAAGCCAGTTCAGTTTCGGCGGATCAAGCGACAGCGGCAGCAGTGAATCAACGGAACACCGCGCCAGTGGTGGATCAGGCCACTTTGGAGGCAGTGGATCAGGAGGCAGCGGTGGATCAAGCCACTTTGGAGGCGCTGGATCAAGTCACTTAAGCATCGGTGGATCAGGAGGAACTGGAGGAATTGGTGGTTccggaggccgaggaggaggtggtggatcaGGCAGTCGAGGAAGCAGTGCTGCATCAAGTGGATACAGTGGAGGCAGCGGATCAAGCCACATCAGCTTTGGTGGATCAGGTGACAGCGGCAGCAGCGAATCGGATGAACACCGCGGCAGTGGTGGATCAGGCCACTTTGGAGGCGGTGGATCAGGAGGCAGCGGAGGCCTAAGTGGATCAGGAGGATCAGGAAGTGCTGGTTCAGGAGGGTACAGCGgaagtagtggcagtggtggatcAAGCCATTTCAGCATCGGTGGATCAGGAGGCagcggaggaagaggtggatcaGGAGGATCCAGAAGTGGTGGACGCGGAGTAAGTAGTGGAAGTGGAGGATACAGTGGAGGCAGTGGCAGTGGTGGATCAGGAGGCAGCGGTGGATCAA GAGGCAGCGGTGGATCAAGCCACTTCGGAGGCGGTGGATCAGGAAGCAGCGGCGGATTAAGCCACTTCGGAGGCGGTGGATTAGGAGGCAGCGGTGGATCAGGCGGATCAAGCCACTTCAGCATTGGCGGATCATCAGGAACAGGTGGAATTGGTGGTTCCGGAGGCCGAGGAGGCAGTGGTGGATCAGGTGGTCGAGGTGGAAGCGGCGGATCAGGCGCATACAGTTACAGCGGTGGATCAAGCGACAGCGGCAGCAGTGAATCAACGGAACACCGCGGCAGTGGTGGATCAGGCCACTTTGGAGGCAGTGGatcaggaggaagtggaggatcgAGTCACTTCAGCATCGGTGGCTCAGgaagcagcggaggaggaggtggagcaggaggattAGGAAGTGGTGGATCAGTAGGATACAGTGGAGGAAGCTTCAGCATTGGTGGatcaggaggaagtggaggatcaGGAGGCCGAGGTGGATCAGGAGCAGGAAGTGGTGGATCAAGCGGATTCGGTGGAAGTAGCGGAACCGGAGGATCAGGTCACTTCAGCATTGGAGGATCAGGAGTAAGTGGAGGATCAGGAAGCCGAG GAGGATCAGGAAGTGGTGGATCAAGCGGATTCGGTGGAAGTAGCGGAACCGGAGGATCAGGTCACTTCAGCATTGGTGGATCAGGAGGCAGAGGTGGATCAGGAGGATCAGGAGGTGGTGGATCAAGCGGATTCGGTGGAAGTAGCGGAAGCGGAGGATCAGGTCACTTCGGCATTGGTGGatcaggaggaagtggaggatcaGGAGGCAGAGGTGGATCAGGAGACCATGGTAgaagtggaggagcaggaggagtaggaaacGGTGGATCAAGTGGATACGGTGGAAGCAGTGGAAGCATTGGTAGATCAGGAGGCCATGGTGGAATCGGTggatcaggaggaagaggtggagtcgGTGGATcaggaggagcaggaagtggTGGATCAAGCGGATTCGGTGGAAGTAGCGGAAGCGGAGGATCAGATCACTTCAGCATTGGTGGatcaggaggaagtggtggatcaGGAGGCCATGGTGGAATCGGTggatcaggaggaagaggtggagtcgGTGGATcaggaggagcaggaagtggTGGATCAAGCGGATTCGGTGGAAGTAGCGGAAGCGGAGGATCAGATCACTTCAGCATTGGTGGATCAGGAGGAATCGGTggatcaggaggaagaggtggagtcgGTGGATCAGGAGGCCGAGGTGGCTCAGGAGTATCAGGAAGTAGTGGATCAGGAGCATACAGTGGAGCCAGTGGGAGCGGTGGATCAGGCCACTTCAGTATCGGTGGATCAGGCTTTGGTGGATCAGGAGGCCATAGCGGGAGCAGCGGTGGAGGTGGATCAGGTCACTCTGGCGCCGGTGGAAGCGGTGGATCAGGAGGACGTGGAGGGAGTGGCGGATCAGGCGGCTACAGCGGAGGATCGGGTCACTTCGGGAGTCTTGGATCAGAAACTCGAGTGGGGACTGGTGGATCAGGGAGCAGCAGCGGCGGTGGATCAAGGTTCTTCGGCTCAAGTGGATCAGGAGACAGTGGAAGCAGTGAATCAGCGGGGCATGGTGGTCGCGGCGGCTCGGGTGGCAGCGGGAGTGGCGTGGGCGTTGGCGGGGGCTACGGGCGTGGTCAGAAGGTGTCGGGGTCAAGCTCCCGGCGACCCCTGACAGGCGGACCTTCACTGGTGGCCAAACTGACGGGGAAGCGACACAAGCTGGAGCGGTTCGGGCCTGGCGGGCGGCGGGACTTCGATGACACGCTCGGCCCGGAGGTGTGTGAGCGCGCGGGTCTCTTCCGGCACCCCGACACATGCGACAAGTTCTATGAGTGTTACTGGGACCGCTGGGTGGAACGCTTTACCCTCCATGTCTTCGATTGTCCCATTGCTATTGTGTATGATTCAGGCATCACCGCATGTAACTGGCCCTTCAATGGTCCACCCTGTGAGGACTAA